A region from the Acinonyx jubatus isolate Ajub_Pintada_27869175 chromosome C2, VMU_Ajub_asm_v1.0, whole genome shotgun sequence genome encodes:
- the DTX3L gene encoding E3 ubiquitin-protein ligase DTX3L isoform X1: MCMYVLNVSIEAKERVLKKEKHQIMVDNKLVTVFLEPTENPTEKNARPRTSSLAQSQDASGERHPNKEHIPNAVDSCVQKIFLSVTADLNCDLFSKEQREHITTICPNIKKMEGHNGIEKVCGTFGDIEKIHHFLNKQLRERGQKHESSSLTTEKEPVHQHQNGCPYSPEPKNRAEEKSGHFEIPLPFFEYFQFIYPDKMDSIQNRFGVKIIIQQSSNIVYLDFTSNQPGDLRAAQEFFVSEFQKTVGLLEQQCVVFADSKQANKIKQELNHRFTKLLIKEKGGELTLLGTQDDISAARYFFALKDSESPVMGPVKISTPRCMMNGIEVDTFQYKLLEAEILQEIPKIEKKYDTQCKVSGNTEKTCILFEPKDKELDLSAHAYASFIDVYQHVSCQVMREVLSLKPLGKERMHLHGTKFADGFRKKHPNVHFVLNQESMTLIGLPDHLAKAKQYIFKKVGMSPLAGDKWNEDHETSMDIDSNDSKTASPTFQHSAGSGASGMDKEEDVCSICMDMISNKEVLPKCKHAFCSPCINKAMSYKPVCPVCQTSYGIQKGNQPEGTMTVTVLEDSLPGYESCGSIVINYNMKGGIQTEKHPNPGKAYSGVQRTAYLPNNEEGIEVLRLLRRAFNQKLIFTVGESRVLGISDVITWNDIHHKTSRFGGPQKFGYPDPGYLKRVKQELKDKGIE, from the exons atgtgtatgtatgtgttaaaTGTTTCCATTGAAGCTAAAGAGAGAgtcttgaagaaagaaaagcatcaaaTTATGGTTGACAACAAACTTGTGACTGTTTTTCTGGAGCCCACTGAGAATCCAACAGAGAAGAATGCAAGACCCAGAACATCTTCACTGGCACAGTCACAAGATGCTTCTGGTGAGAGGCATCCAAACAAAGAACATATTCCTAATGCCGTGGATTCCTGTGTCCAAAAG atctTTCTTAGTGTCACAGCTGACCTGAACTGTGACCTCTTCTCTAAAGAGCAGAGGGAACACATAACCACCATCTGCCCCAACATCAAAAAGATGGAAGGGCACAATGGAATTGAGAAGGTGTGTGGTACCTTCGGAGATATTGAAAAAATACATCACTTCTTGAATAAGCAACTCCGGGAAAGGGGGCAGAAACATGAATCTTCCTCTTTGACAACAGAGAAGGAGCCAGTCCATCAGCACCAGAACGGCTGCCCTTATTCCCCTGAACCAAAAAACAGGGCAGAAGAAAAAAGTGGCCATTTTGAAATTCCCTTGCCTTTCTTTGAATACTTCCAATTTATCTATCCTGATAAAATGGACTCAATACAGAACAGATTTGgtgtaaaaataataatccagCAGAGTTCGAACATAGTCTATTTAGACTTCACCTCGAATCAACCAGGTGACCTCAGAGCAGCTCAGGAGTTTTTTGTCAGTGAATTTCAGAAAACTGTAGGACTTCTGGAGCAACAATGTGTTGTTTTCGCAGACAGTAAGCAGGCAAATAAAATCAAACAGGAATTGAATCATCGGTTTACAAAGctccttataaaagaaaaaggaggagaattAACTCTCCTTGGGACCCAAGATGACATTTCAGCTGCCAGATATTTTTTTGCTCTGAAAGACTCTGAAAGTCCTGTCATGGGACCTGTGAAAATATCAACGCCCAGATGCATGATGAATGGAATTGAAGTTGATACTTTTCAGTATAAGCTTTTAGAAGCTGAAATACTCCAGGAGATaccaaagatagaaaaaaagtATGACACTCAATGTAAGGTTTCAGGAAACACTGAGAAAACCTGCATCCTATTTGAACCTAAGGACAAGGAATTAGATCTGTCTGCCCATGCTTATGCAAGTTTCATTGATGTCTATCAACATGTGTCATGTCAAGTGATGAGAGAAGTTCTTTCCCTGAAACCTTTGGGCAAAGAGAGAATGCACTTACATGGGACCAAGTTTGCTGATGGCTTTAGGAAAAAGCATCCTAATGTACACTTTGTACTGAATCAAGAGTCAATGACTTTGATTGGATTGCCAGATCACCTTGCAAAGGCAAAGcagtatatctttaaaaaagtggGGATGTCCCCATTAGCTGGAGACAAATGGAATGAGGACCACGAAACATCCATGGACATTGACAGTAATGATTCAAAAACAGCTTCACCCACATTCCAGCACTCTGCCGGTTCTGGGGCATCAGGCATGGACAAGGAAGAGGACGTATGTAGCATCTGCATGGACATGATTAGTAACAAAGAAGTGCTACCCAAGTGCAAGCACGCATTCTGCTCCCCTTGTATCAACAAAGCCATGTCCTATAAACCGGTCTGTCCTGTGTGCCAGACTTCCTATGGTATCCAGAAAGGCAATCAGCCAGAGGGAACCATGACTGTCACTGTCCTAGAAGACTCACTTCCAGGTTATGAATCCTGTGGCTCCATTGTGATTAATTATAACATGAAAGGAGGCATTCAAACA gaaaagcacccaaACCCAGGAAAGGCATACTCTGGAGTACAACGAACAGCATACCTGCCCAATAATGAGGAAGGAATCGAAGTTTTGAGACTGCTTCGTAGGGCCTTTAACCAAAAGCTGATTTTTACGGTGGGGGAGTCTCGAGTATTAGGAATCTCAGATGTCATTACATGGAATGACATCCACCACAAAACATCCCGTTTTGGGGGCCCGCAAAA GTTTGGCTACCCTGATCCTGGTTATTTGAAACGTGTTAAACAAGAGCTGAAAGATAAAGGAATTGAGTAA
- the DTX3L gene encoding E3 ubiquitin-protein ligase DTX3L isoform X2, whose protein sequence is MSERFCLFLLKFQIFLSVTADLNCDLFSKEQREHITTICPNIKKMEGHNGIEKVCGTFGDIEKIHHFLNKQLRERGQKHESSSLTTEKEPVHQHQNGCPYSPEPKNRAEEKSGHFEIPLPFFEYFQFIYPDKMDSIQNRFGVKIIIQQSSNIVYLDFTSNQPGDLRAAQEFFVSEFQKTVGLLEQQCVVFADSKQANKIKQELNHRFTKLLIKEKGGELTLLGTQDDISAARYFFALKDSESPVMGPVKISTPRCMMNGIEVDTFQYKLLEAEILQEIPKIEKKYDTQCKVSGNTEKTCILFEPKDKELDLSAHAYASFIDVYQHVSCQVMREVLSLKPLGKERMHLHGTKFADGFRKKHPNVHFVLNQESMTLIGLPDHLAKAKQYIFKKVGMSPLAGDKWNEDHETSMDIDSNDSKTASPTFQHSAGSGASGMDKEEDVCSICMDMISNKEVLPKCKHAFCSPCINKAMSYKPVCPVCQTSYGIQKGNQPEGTMTVTVLEDSLPGYESCGSIVINYNMKGGIQTEKHPNPGKAYSGVQRTAYLPNNEEGIEVLRLLRRAFNQKLIFTVGESRVLGISDVITWNDIHHKTSRFGGPQKFGYPDPGYLKRVKQELKDKGIE, encoded by the exons ATGTCTGAGAgattttgtttgttccttttaaaatttcagatctTTCTTAGTGTCACAGCTGACCTGAACTGTGACCTCTTCTCTAAAGAGCAGAGGGAACACATAACCACCATCTGCCCCAACATCAAAAAGATGGAAGGGCACAATGGAATTGAGAAGGTGTGTGGTACCTTCGGAGATATTGAAAAAATACATCACTTCTTGAATAAGCAACTCCGGGAAAGGGGGCAGAAACATGAATCTTCCTCTTTGACAACAGAGAAGGAGCCAGTCCATCAGCACCAGAACGGCTGCCCTTATTCCCCTGAACCAAAAAACAGGGCAGAAGAAAAAAGTGGCCATTTTGAAATTCCCTTGCCTTTCTTTGAATACTTCCAATTTATCTATCCTGATAAAATGGACTCAATACAGAACAGATTTGgtgtaaaaataataatccagCAGAGTTCGAACATAGTCTATTTAGACTTCACCTCGAATCAACCAGGTGACCTCAGAGCAGCTCAGGAGTTTTTTGTCAGTGAATTTCAGAAAACTGTAGGACTTCTGGAGCAACAATGTGTTGTTTTCGCAGACAGTAAGCAGGCAAATAAAATCAAACAGGAATTGAATCATCGGTTTACAAAGctccttataaaagaaaaaggaggagaattAACTCTCCTTGGGACCCAAGATGACATTTCAGCTGCCAGATATTTTTTTGCTCTGAAAGACTCTGAAAGTCCTGTCATGGGACCTGTGAAAATATCAACGCCCAGATGCATGATGAATGGAATTGAAGTTGATACTTTTCAGTATAAGCTTTTAGAAGCTGAAATACTCCAGGAGATaccaaagatagaaaaaaagtATGACACTCAATGTAAGGTTTCAGGAAACACTGAGAAAACCTGCATCCTATTTGAACCTAAGGACAAGGAATTAGATCTGTCTGCCCATGCTTATGCAAGTTTCATTGATGTCTATCAACATGTGTCATGTCAAGTGATGAGAGAAGTTCTTTCCCTGAAACCTTTGGGCAAAGAGAGAATGCACTTACATGGGACCAAGTTTGCTGATGGCTTTAGGAAAAAGCATCCTAATGTACACTTTGTACTGAATCAAGAGTCAATGACTTTGATTGGATTGCCAGATCACCTTGCAAAGGCAAAGcagtatatctttaaaaaagtggGGATGTCCCCATTAGCTGGAGACAAATGGAATGAGGACCACGAAACATCCATGGACATTGACAGTAATGATTCAAAAACAGCTTCACCCACATTCCAGCACTCTGCCGGTTCTGGGGCATCAGGCATGGACAAGGAAGAGGACGTATGTAGCATCTGCATGGACATGATTAGTAACAAAGAAGTGCTACCCAAGTGCAAGCACGCATTCTGCTCCCCTTGTATCAACAAAGCCATGTCCTATAAACCGGTCTGTCCTGTGTGCCAGACTTCCTATGGTATCCAGAAAGGCAATCAGCCAGAGGGAACCATGACTGTCACTGTCCTAGAAGACTCACTTCCAGGTTATGAATCCTGTGGCTCCATTGTGATTAATTATAACATGAAAGGAGGCATTCAAACA gaaaagcacccaaACCCAGGAAAGGCATACTCTGGAGTACAACGAACAGCATACCTGCCCAATAATGAGGAAGGAATCGAAGTTTTGAGACTGCTTCGTAGGGCCTTTAACCAAAAGCTGATTTTTACGGTGGGGGAGTCTCGAGTATTAGGAATCTCAGATGTCATTACATGGAATGACATCCACCACAAAACATCCCGTTTTGGGGGCCCGCAAAA GTTTGGCTACCCTGATCCTGGTTATTTGAAACGTGTTAAACAAGAGCTGAAAGATAAAGGAATTGAGTAA